Proteins found in one Rhodobacteraceae bacterium D3-12 genomic segment:
- the rpmF gene encoding 50S ribosomal protein L32, whose protein sequence is MAVQQNKVSKSRRNNRRAHDALVAANPNECSNCGELRRPHHVCPSCGHYDDREIVAMVDEIDLDEDAA, encoded by the coding sequence ATGGCCGTCCAGCAGAACAAAGTATCGAAATCGCGCCGCAACAACCGCCGTGCACATGACGCGCTGGTTGCGGCAAACCCGAATGAATGCTCCAACTGCGGCGAACTTCGCCGCCCGCATCACGTCTGCCCTTCCTGTGGCCATTATGACGATCGCGAGATCGTTGCCATGGTAGACGAGATCGACCTGGACGAAGACGCGGCTTAA